In the Afipia sp. GAS231 genome, GCCACCGAAAGAACGCTGTTGGATCGAAGCCTGGCGTACAGACCACACTGGAGCCTGCCGCCAGCGAGGCCAGAAGTCCCGAGATCAAGCCATGCCCATGGAATAGTGGCAGCAGGCTCAGCAATCGGTCCCGAGGCTCAAGCGCCAAGGCGGCGCAAACGTTGTCAGCCGACAGACAGACGCTCGCATGGGTCAGAGGGACTGTTTTTGGCCGCGACGTAGTGCCCGAGGTCAATAGGATGAACGCATCGTCAGCGCCGGACGCAAACTCGTGGTCGACCACAGGTTGCGGCGCCTGACCGACAATACTGAACGCGCCGGCCCCCTCGCTGGGCCGAGTCGACAGATCGATCACGGGTATGCCCATGATACGGGCGGCGTGTCGGCTGGCCGACTTCAAGTCAGCGCGGGTTAACAGCGCCGCTAGGTGCAATTCGCCGAAATAACGCTGGTATTCGTCATCGGTGAAACCCGGATTGAGCGGTACACAAACCGCACCGGCTGCAACCGTGATCATTGCTACCGCAGCCTCGGGTCCGTCCGGCAACACTACCGCGACCCTGTCAGTTCGGCCCACACCAATGCCCCGCAGTCCGCGAACTACATCGTTCGCCTGCATCCACAACGCGCCATAGGTCATCGGGAGGCGCGCGGGGGCCAGAATGGCGTGGCGGTCCGGCGCGTTTCGCCCACAGTCGGAGAGAAGGTCTCGGAGGCACGAAAACGGACGTCTTCTGGCGCTTTTGCGCACGGTTCCGTGTTGCAATTCCTTGACAATCTTCGACAATCCCGCCCCCTATTCGTCAGTGTTGCGCTAGTGTTCCAGAATATCTGCCAGAAACTGACTCAAAACCCGCCAGCAGCGCCTTCTGCCTCATTCAATCGTGCCGTCGGCGCAGGCGAACGGAAATTTTCTTACGGCTTTGTGGCCCAAGCGAGGTTTGCCGGCATCGGCAGCAACACCTTGCCGGCCTTGCGGTACGCGCTTGCGGCTAAGCAAACATGATCGCGTATCGCCGTCAGCCGTTCAGGGGTCTGTCTTTGGAGCAAGTTGCTCGTCCGGGCCGTGCTTCGCAAAATGGCCTCGAAGTATTCCTCCGGCGAACCGAATTCCCAAGTCTGATCGACCGTCCGCGTTTGCGGATCGGCGAAGCTGCACCTGATGAACGCCTCTCGACAATTGTCCGGTTCGCTGAAATGGAACGGGGAAGGGCCCGGCGGCAAAACGTCCATGTCGCCCAACAGCGCGACAGCCCTTCTCGGCAATGAAAGTCCGGCAACGGTCTCCTCCCGGCCCCACACCGTGAAAGCGAACCGGCCCCGCGGCTTCAAAATGCGGTGGATCGCCTTTAGTGCATTTTCGGGTTGCTCCAAATGGTGGAAGCCGAAATTCATGGCGACGACATCAAGGCTTTCGTCCGGAAAATCCCGCAGGCTTTCCGCGTCTCCTTCGCGAAATTCAATGTCGGGATGCAACGTACGGGCGCGCTCGATCATGCGCTCCGAGAAATCGACACCGATTACTTTTGCCCGGAGCAGCAACGCAGCAGCAGCCAGATTGCCGGGCCCGCACGCTGCATCGAGAAGTCTCACGCCTGGCCTAACGTCGAGAACTTCGAAGACGGATGGAATCGCTTGCTGCGTCAGTCGGCTGAAAGCTGCATCGTACTGATCAACCACCGTTTGCCACGCCTTGTGCTCAAAGGCCTTGAAGATTGAGTGCGGTTGTGTGCTTGGCTCCGATGACTTTCGCATTGTGTCTCTCCAATGCAAATTCCGCCAAATTTTTCGTTACGCAAAGTCGGCGACTAGCATTCACAGCCTTCCCACATGTGCGCGCAATCTGAGGCTCAGGGTAGAACGCGATCGGCTCCCTGCCAGACTAACACATTTCTACGAGTGCGGACGGAGCCACTGATCGCTTTGGGGTCAAACTGAGACCTTGGGCCGCGTCTAGGACTGGTCCGTTCATCCCCCGACAACAGATGAGGTGGATGGCTCCCGCTCACGGCATCTGGGTGCCAAAGTGTGAAGGCCATCAGGCGTTCACGAGCAAAATGGGAGCCATCCGCTATGCAGATTACCACGATCGGCCTCGACTTGGCCAAGAGCGTTTTTCAGGTCCACGGCATCGATGCGGCCGGCCAGGCTGTGGTTCGCAAGTCGCTTCGGCGGGCGCAGATGCTGCCATTTTTTGCCAAGTTGCCTCCTTGCCTGGTCGGCATCGAGGCGTGCGGCACGTCGCATCACTGGGCGCGCGAGCTAATCAAGCTCGGTCATGAGGTGCGGCTGATGCCGCCTGCTTACGTAAAACCGTATGTGAAGCGCGGGAAGACCGACGCTGCCGATGCGGAAGCGGTTTGCGAGGCAGTGACACGGCCTACGATGCGGTTCGTGCCGGTCAAGTCGCCGGAGCAGCAGGCGGCGCTGTCGATGCACCGGACGCGCGATCTGCTGGTTAAGCAGCGCACGCAGCTGATCAACATGATCCGCGGTCTACTGGCCGAATTTGGCGTCGACATCCCCAAGGGGCTGGAGCGGGCGCTACTGATGGCGCGGCAGATCGTCGATGGCAAAGCTCCTGAGGTACCGATTGAAGCTGCCAAGATCGTCACTACGCTGTCACAGCAGGCGCTCGACATCCACGTCCGGCTCCGCGAGATCGATCGCGATCTGGCCGTTTGTTTACGTGGCAACGATGTTGCACGTCGTCTCATGACTATCCCCGGCATCGGGCCGGTCGGCGCGACGGCACTTGCCGCATCGGTAACCGATCCGCATCAGTTCCGCTCGGGGCGGCAGTTCGCTGCCTGGTTGGGATTGACNNNNNNNNNNNNNNNNNNNNNNNNNNNNNNNNNNNNNNNNNNNNNNNNNNNNNNNNNNNNNNNNNNNNNNNNNNNNNNNNNNNNNNNNNNNNNNNNNNNN is a window encoding:
- a CDS encoding class I SAM-dependent methyltransferase, whose amino-acid sequence is MRKSSEPSTQPHSIFKAFEHKAWQTVVDQYDAAFSRLTQQAIPSVFEVLDVRPGVRLLDAACGPGNLAAAALLLRAKVIGVDFSERMIERARTLHPDIEFREGDAESLRDFPDESLDVVAMNFGFHHLEQPENALKAIHRILKPRGRFAFTVWGREETVAGLSLPRRAVALLGDMDVLPPGPSPFHFSEPDNCREAFIRCSFADPQTRTVDQTWEFGSPEEYFEAILRSTARTSNLLQRQTPERLTAIRDHVCLAASAYRKAGKVLLPMPANLAWATKP
- a CDS encoding IS110 family transposase, yielding MQITTIGLDLAKSVFQVHGIDAAGQAVVRKSLRRAQMLPFFAKLPPCLVGIEACGTSHHWARELIKLGHEVRLMPPAYVKPYVKRGKTDAADAEAVCEAVTRPTMRFVPVKSPEQQAALSMHRTRDLLVKQRTQLINMIRGLLAEFGVDIPKGLERALLMARQIVDGKAPEVPIEAAKIVTTLSQQALDIHVRLREIDRDLAVCLRGNDVARRLMTIPGIGPVGATALAASVTDPHQFRSGRQFAAWLGLT